The following are encoded in a window of Spea bombifrons isolate aSpeBom1 chromosome 2, aSpeBom1.2.pri, whole genome shotgun sequence genomic DNA:
- the AKAP11 gene encoding A-kinase anchor protein 11, protein METCTRNQGCQRKPKFSVKKENISDTLVNSVKMLLQSRKDLCSITEALKGGKKGSFIEVTFVGLPTGSGAAHIQSLGAFHVDIPELIRSLHLCNLSDNEVILLKEAIATTKSHGPQIVFPGAVCMMTASIPNFRRDALFVLLSKYSVGIRYTVEQDCLNRLNRSTSNNEDDDTNQSVSSIEDDFVTALEHLDDEEPLSTNEKHGSEIMKNQRDAASQTQPAHCLDISGSKIIFSSVRRRSSIKSSTLMSFMGPPELSSSLKNTVTISIHDSWKPKTFTSQDKKILSPSPADSSESECSSPSPIIFLDEEGYQKSMKAKLNLPKIPVGKDGIEDSDSELSEFFDSFDRFDEPEIFPETGYESNQKPILASPPKKRKCAHEPLGTGSMNPQRFMFNRPTLSASVKKPTPRKPESPYSSICDLPDSPRPVRTSMEDTGTLFSPIRSSAFSPLGIATSMELGKDKSCSAYSDYANRVCVEMFDSVLNPEPPINLGVSKKAHVKAPKLKRKSHTKDSERKQKSKQKPAKGGIQKFATELVERSFGSAFKDLQKGVTSCTSAICHLAARLTSYVFQMAFYEIGRRQAFSIKERAINGLANLMVSEVISSALKELHCIKKQMVANAVTRFAADLAEELVFEGIMEVCQFSHPPTPTVAPSQSFHYEDVVVRSYAKDLSESVIQEAFIELSQVNVAFTSQAAISVSVDNLKYVSSEDLMRSTQTLVTFPNLPDSTQGPLTTENETKQDYTVKYALYFTSGLVSSVPVPVAAKALSQPQISNDFFSVSENTDISGSDGECVNNVESSDKTMLPASKYVVNNSQQDVKFTHKGGDSVGIKAFSTTMVDMIVNEAYNTITPSKVTKTVEDYAELLSKKVFEIPSQQHLFNSEASKNCFADDMAKCILEYSATANTQSSRLKTASNLILIDPRSGFTQDTERLKYSPVSTEEGLMTFMCTTPSEYTPDYPILGVDDKYTSSATCSLNQIHSEEIGSKINIQNSDISASSAFGLQSCFSHINTLSSVICSCGDDTLKDDKRCQKDANITVFPGTPPPTPLSSYNISPERSMKKLSKKLKGHLAKEFYPATPPSTPHLSAFEHDCSKKDDFMLRLMRSLSEEVESVSSDESSEDLTEEFAVSEETCQYADYLSTNIISVATEMAAYSLDDENDQGAAFRNRSLLSVLSDKWGYPAYMRNISEETLHTLCSYAGSVAGEVLDHAKKVVGKKQKTTKRKMNYGTDCNNSKKQAKDCRQIERGYYSMHFKASDFSTLSLPPSNELAGLTSKYPSCESVTEEYADHIIRVLKMEGGNSELIMDQYASRLAYRAIKGGLQQASKSIKLQCNRRKHSKVNSDASTTQNILTLLSRDHHQVKDKLHTSSIVCHSHSEEPTLHGKVIRKPEFTGLMHFAESLAHTITCDVRRKLKMTAASLPKSLTDSCLYTKSKANNVSSGDLVKTSFPKTLLPYPHKHKLYHSTGSLNENGLSEGIIQAIEKYACRIVENTLEFSLEAAKRQAMENRKITDKDACSGKLVHSYGASCRLCSVTEQPGNPTSSCHFLLGHDVSRKIKQSSKSRHNACQKSKLLHLNIPKIHIDLDKRAIFAEKIVSAALEKAERELSNTSLAADSGIGQDGMSFADSITTDIIMAAMKNIGHVVNVSSNDKDGFQSAESVTSQKTSTSVGEDSTGSWSNLSFEDEHQDESSSFLHLSDSNCNSSSWSSLGLEGDMYEENISFPPSDSDGNEEKDEGPKDPAEDVGQHCKSLLIRNIDTGVCAGESQLRMVLQWIVASESGISELCFPEAAKKELLALSRRLRDKEWKVCDLLQAVLQYCECVENAPTLHKPLFGWLLEHI, encoded by the exons ATGGAAACTTGCACAAGAAACCAGGGGTGCCAAAGGAAGCCTAAGTTCTCAGTTAAAAAAGAG AATATCAGCGACACATTAGTAAATTCTGTAAAAATGTTACTACAAAGCAGGAAGGATCTGTGCAGCATCACCGAGGCACTGAAGGGGGGAAAGAAAGGAAGTTTTATTGAG GTTACATTTGTTGGACTTCCCACAGGTTCAGGAGCAGCACATATTCAG AGTTTAGGTGCCTTTCATGTGGATATACCTGAATTGATTCGGTCACTCCATCTCTGTAACCTCAGCGATAATGAagttattttgttaaaagaGGCAATAGCAACTACTAAATCACATGGGCCGCAG ATTGTCTTTCCTGGAGCTGTGTGTATGATGACAGCTTCCATCCCCAATTTTAGAAGGGATGCCTTATTTGTCCTGCTGAGCAAATATTCAGTTGGCATTCGCTACACAGTGGAACAGGATTGCTTGAACAGGCTGAACAGAAGCACCTCAAATAATGAAGATGATGATACAAATCAATCTGTATCTTCCATCGAAGATGATTTTGTAACTGCTTTAGAACATTTGGATGACGAAGAGCCATTAAGTACAAATGAAAAACATG gatcagaaataatgaaaaatcagCGGGATGCTGCTTCCCAGACACAGCCTGCCCATTGTCTAGATATAAGTGGTTCAAAAATCATATTTAGTTCAGTGCGTCGTAGGTCTTCTATAAAATCTTCAACATTAATGAGTTTCATGGGACCACCAGAACTGTCATCCTCACTTAAGAACACTGTTACAATCTCAATACATGATTCCTGGAAACCAAAAACATTTACTAGtcaagacaaaaaaatactgtCTCCTTCTCCTGCAGACTCATCAGAATCTGAGTGTTCTAGTCCAAGTCCAATTATCTTCTTAGATGAGGAGGGATACCAGAAAAGCATGAAAGCAAAACTAAACCTTCCTAAGATTCCAGTTGGTAAAGATGGCATTGAAGACTCAGATTCAGAACTTAGTGAATTTTTTGATAGTTTTGATCGTTTTGATGAACCAGAGATATTTCCAGAAACTGGCTATGAGTCCAACCAGAAACCTATACTGGCCAGCCCAcccaaaaagagaaaatgtgcACATGAACCACTAGGTACTGGTTCTATGAATCCCCAGAGGTTCATGTTTAATCGTCCAACGCTTTCTGCCAGTGTAAAAAAGCCAACCCCTCGTAAACCGGAATCTCCCTACAGTAGTATTTGTGATTTACCAGATTCCCCTCGTCCTGTTAGGACCTCCATGGAAGACACTGGCACTTTATTTAGTCCTATCAGGTCATCTGCATTTAGCCCCCTTGGTATTGCCACATCCATGGAGTTAGGTAAAGACAAATCATGCTCTGCTTATAGTGACTATGCAAACCGTGTATGTGTTGAAATGTTTGATTCAGTCCTCAACCCTGAGCCACCCATCAATCTTGGTGTATCAAAAAAAGCTCACGTGAAAGCTCCAAAGCTCAAACGAAAGTCCCATACCAAGGATTCAGAACGAAAGCAGAAGTCCAAGCAAAAGCCTGCAAAAGGTGGCATTCAGAAATTTGCTACTGAACTGGTTGAAAGAAGTTTTGGTAGTGCATTTAAAGATCTACAAAAGGGTGTCACATCTTGCACTAGCGCAATTTGCCATTTAGCGGCTCGACTAACTTCCTATGTGTTCCAAATGGCTTTTTATGAAATAGGAAGAAGACAAGCATTTTCAATAAAGGAACGAGCTATTAATGGGCTAGCGAACCTGATGGTGAGTGAAGTGATTTCAAGTGCTCTAAAAGAGCTCCACTGTATAAAGAAACAGATGGTTGCCAATGCTGTCACACGCTTTGCTGCAGACCTTGCTGAGGAGCTTGTGTTTGAAGGGATTATGGAAGTATGTCAGTTTTCACATCCACCAACTCCAACTGTTGCACCTTCACAGTCTTTTCATTATGAAGATGTAGTAGTGCGATCCTATGCTAAAGATTTATCAGAATCTGTAATTCAGGAAGCTTTCATTGAGTTATCTCAAGTGAATGTGGCATTTACCTCTCAAGCAGCTATCAGTGTTTCAGTGGACAACCTGAAATATGTAAGTTCTGAAGATTTGATGCGTTCAACGCAAACATTGGTAACTTTTCCCAACCTCCCTGATAGTACTCAAGGGCCATTGACTACAGAGAATGAGACGAAACAAGATTATACTGTCAAGTATGCCTTGTATTTTACATCTGGCCTTGTAAGTTCTGTCCCAGTGCCTGTTGCTGCCAAAGCTCTAAGTCAGCCACAGAtatcaaatgatttttttagtgTTAGTGAAAATACGGACATTTCGGGTAGTGATGGCGAATGTGTAAATAATGTAGAGTCATCAGATAAAACTATGCTGCCAGCTTCTAAATATGTTGTTAATAATAGCCAACAAGACGTCAAATTTACGCATAAAGGTGGAGATTCTGTAGGAATAAAAGCATTCTCCACAACCATGGTGGATATGATTGTTAATGAGGCATATAACACGATAACTCCTtcaaaagtaacaaaaactgTTGAAGATTATGCTGAATTGTTATCTAAAAAAGTTTTTGAAATTCCATCTCAACAACATTTATTCAACAGCGAGGCGTCAAAAAACTGTTTTGCAGATGACATGGCCAAGTGTATATTGGAATACTCTGCTACTGCAAACACACAGTCAAGTAGATTGAAAACAGCTAGTAATTTGATTTTGATTGATCCCAGGTCTGGTTTCACTCAGGACACTGAGAGGTTGAAATATTCTCCAGTATCTACAGAGGAAGGACTAATGACTTTTATGTGCACTACACCCTCTGAATACACCCCAGATTATCCCATTTTGGGTGTAGATGATAAATATACCTCAAGCGCTACTTGTTCTTTAAACCAAATACATTCAGAAGAAATTGGttccaaaataaacatacaaaatagcGATATATCCGCATCATCAGCGTTTGGTCTACAGAGCTGTTTTTCACATATCAATACCCTTTCATCTGTCATATGTAGTTGTGGTGATGACACCTTGAAAGATGATAAAAGATGTCAAAAAGACGCTAATATCACAGTATTTCCTGGTACACCACCACCAACCCCCCTTTCTTCATATAATATAAGCCCTGAGAGGAGCATGAAGAAGCTTAGTAAGAAACTTAAAGGGCACCTGGCAAAAGAGTTTTATCCAGCAACCCCACCCTCTACACCCCACCTATCTGCCTTTGAGCACGATTGTTCAAAGAAAGACGATTTCATGTTGAGATTGATGAGGTCACTGTCTGAAGAAGTTGAGAGTGTTAGCAGTGATGAAAGTTCTGAGGACCTTACGGAAGAGTTTGCTGTTTCTGAAGAAACCTGTCAGTACGCAGACTACCTGTCTACTAATATCATATCTGTGGCCACTGAAATGGCTGCTTATTCTTTAGATGATGAAAATGACCAAGGGGCTGCTTTTAGGAACAGGTCATTGTTAAGTGTCCTGAGTGATAAGTGGGGATACCCAGCTTACATGAGAAATATTTCAGAGGAAACCTTACATACCCTGTGTAGCTACGCAGGTAGTGTTGCCGGTGAAGTTCTTGATCATGCCAAGAAAGTGGTGGGCAAGAAGCAAAAAACAACGAAGAGGAAAATGAATTATGGTACAGATTGCAATAATTCAAAAAAGCAGGCCAAGGATTGTAGACAAATAGAAAGAGGCTACTATAGTATGCATTTTAAGGCCTCTGACTTTTCCACTCTCTCTTTGCCTCCAAGTAATGAACTTGCTGGTTTGACTTCTAAATACCCAAGCTGCGAAAGTGTGACAGAGGAGTATGCCGATCATATTATACGTGTGCTTAAAATGGAAGGTGGGAACAGTGAGTTGATCATGGACCAATATGCAAGCAGATTAGCTTATAGAGCTATAAAGGGCGGTCTGCAGCAAGCTTCTAAATCTATTAAACTGCAGTGTAACAGAAGAAAACATTCTAAGGTGAACTCTGATGCAAGTACCACACAGAATATACTAACCCTTCTCAGCAGGGACCACCATCAAGTCAAAGACAAGTTGCATACAAGTAGCATTGTTTGTCATTCTCACAGTGAGGAGCCCACGTTACATGGGAAAGTTATACGAAAACCAGAATTTACGGGCCTGATGCATTTTGCAGAATCTCTTGCACACACCATAACTTGTGATGTAAGGAGAAAGTTAAAAATGACAGCTGCCTCTCTTCCCAAATCATTGACTGATTCCTGTCTCTATACAAAGTCAAAAGCCAACAATGTGTCATCCGGAGATTTAGTCAAAACCTCATTTCCCAAGACTCTTCTTCCTTACCCTCATAAACACAAGCTGTACCACAGCACAGGTAGTCTAAACGAAAATGGTTTAAGTGAAGGCATCATTCAGGCTATTGAAAAATACGCGTGCAGAATTGTCGAGAACACCTTAGAGTTCAGCTTGGAAGCAGCAAAACGTCAAGCAATGGAAAATCGGAAAATAACCGATAAAGACGCTTGTTCAGGAAAGCTTGTACATTCATATGGTGCTTCTTGTAGACTTTGCAGTGTTACAGAACAGCCAGGGAATCCAACATCCTCGTGTCACTTCCTGCTAGGACATGACGTCTCACGTAAAATCAAACAGAGTTCAAAATCCAGGCATAATGCTTGCCAAAAGTCAAAACTACTACATCTTAATATACCCAAAATTCATATTGATCTCGATAAGAGAGCTATATTTGCTGAGAAAATAGTTAGTGCCGCTCTTGAGAAAGCAGAGCGGGAACTGAGCAACACAAGTTTGGCAGCTGACAGCGGAATTGGCCAAGATGGGATGAGCTTTGCAGACAGCATTACCACAGACATAATAATGGCCGCCATGAAGAATATCGGCCACGTAGTTAATGTAAG TTCTAATGACAAAGATGGGTTTCAGTCTGCTGAATCGGTTACCAGTCAGAAGACCAGCACTAGTGTTGGTGAGGACAGCACTGGGAGTTGGTCCAATCTGAGCTTTGAAGATGAACACCAAGACGAGAGCAGCAGTTTCCTTCACCTCAGTGACAG TAATTGTAACAGCAGTAGCTGGAGCAGCCTGGGATTGGAAGGAGACATGTATGAAGAGAATATATCCTTCCCACCATCAGACAG TGATGGTAATGAAGAAAAAGACGAAGGTCCCAAAGATCCTGCAGAAG atGTGGGGCAGCACTGCAAGTCTTTGCTGATCAGGAACATTGACACTGGCGTGTGTGCAGGGGAGTCTCAGCTAAGGATGGTGTTACAGTGGATTGTGGCTTCAGAGTCGGGCATCTCTGAGCTCTGCTTTCCAGAGGCTGCCAAAAAAGAGCTATTGGCT